The sequence below is a genomic window from Rhizobium sp. NXC14.
GGCCTGTCATTTGCGGCGCGGATCGCCGCCGTAAACGCCTTTCTGCGCCTGTTTCGCCTTGTCGGCGACGGATGCGAGCGGCGAACCCGCCTCTGCTTCCGCCCAGCCGCTTTCGGCAAGCCACGCGCCGAGATCCTGCGTACCGACCCGACAGGCGGCGATCGCCGTTCCCTTCCATTCGACCGTGTCGAGATCGCAGGTGATGCTGCGGTTGCGCAAGAGCTGGCGCAGCGCCGTCTTCGCCATCATGCCGCAGGGCCATTGCCGGCCTGCCGGCCCGCATATCCTGTCGGCCGGCGTGGGGGCGATGCCGGCAAGCTGGAGCCTGCGCTCCCCGAAGGAAAGAATGCCCGCGTTTTCGACCAGTGGCCGCGGCAGCTCCATGGCCTTTTTCTCGGCCGGCCCTGCCGTTTGGCTGGATGTCGGCGCCACTTGTTGCGGGATGGTGGCGGCTCTGGGCGCCGTGGCATCAGTCGCCGCCGCTGGGTGCGGGACCGCCGGTTCCACAGAGCGGGCGATCATTTCGGCACGTTCATCGGATATTGTCGCTGCCGGTTCGGCGGCCGCGGAGGCAACATTCGGCGCAGCCGCTGCCGTCTCCTCTGTGGCTGCGGTTTCTTCCCCTCCCGTGCCGCCGCGAAGCCTCGCTTCGCCTGCCTTCAGCAGGCCGACCACCACCGCCATACCCATAATACCTGTAAAGACGGCGGCAGGGCGCATGGAATATCTTCCTACTGGCTGGCCCAGATGATGCGGGCGATCCAATCGACATCGGCAAGATCGAGCGTGCGGTTGGGATGTTCGGGATTAAGCGACATCAGCTCGATCGACCGCGGGCTCTGGCGCAGCAGCACCTTGGCCATTACTTCGCCCGCGCATGTGCGCACGACGACGCGGTCGTTGCGGCGCACCTGCGCCCCGGGCTCGACGATCAGCACGTCACCGTCCCGATAAAGCGGCATCATGCTTTCGCCCTGCACCTCCAGCGCATAGACGCCGGATCTCTGCGACGGGTTGGCCGGAAACTCCACCACGTCCCAGCCATGACCGGCCGGAAAGCCGCTATCGTCGAAGAAGCCACCGGCGCCGGCCTGGGCGAAGCCGAGCAGAGGAATGGCGCTGCCCGGCGGGGGGCCGGCACGCTCGCCGATCCGCTCTCCGGCGGAACTGGCGGCCGGTTGCATGAAGGCGAAAAACTGCTCCATGCTCGCCCCCGTCGCATCGAGCACCTTGGCGATCGATTCCGTCGATGGCCAGCGCAGCCGCCCATCGGCGGAAAGCCGTTTCGACTTGTTGAACGAGGTGGGGTCGAGCCCGGCACGGCGCGCAAGACCGGATGGCGTCAGCTCGTGCCGTTCGGCAAGCCTGTCGATCGCCTCCCAGATCTGCTTGTGTGACAGCATATGCGCCCGATTCCGTGCAGCCTGTCTCAGGCTGCGCTTTAGAGCACCGTGCGTCCGCTTCGGACGTATAAAGGACGCTCTAACACTCTAAGTCTGAACATCTCACCTGCCGAAAATCGATTCCGACTTTTCGAGCCGATGCTTCAGCGACAGAATACTAGCCGACCCCACGCCGACCGTAAAGGTAAGGAGGAATAAAATCCTGTTATCGACCGGTTTCGGCCGCCCTCAAGCCACCATCGCCATGTTGATCTTGCCGAGCTGGATGACCGCCTGTGTGCGGCTGTCGACATCGAGTTTCAGCAGGATTGCCGAGACATGCGCCTTGATCGTCGCTTCGGAGACGCCGAGTTCATAGGCGATCTGCTTGTTCAACAGGCCCTCGGCCAGCATGGTCAGCACCCGGCTCTGCTGAGGCGTCAGCGTGTGCAGGCGGCGGATCAGGTCGGCGACGTCGGGATCCTGCTCCTGGCCGTCGCGATAGCTTTCCGGTGTGGCG
It includes:
- a CDS encoding thermonuclease family protein is translated as MRPAAVFTGIMGMAVVVGLLKAGEARLRGGTGGEETAATEETAAAAPNVASAAAEPAATISDERAEMIARSVEPAVPHPAAATDATAPRAATIPQQVAPTSSQTAGPAEKKAMELPRPLVENAGILSFGERRLQLAGIAPTPADRICGPAGRQWPCGMMAKTALRQLLRNRSITCDLDTVEWKGTAIAACRVGTQDLGAWLAESGWAEAEAGSPLASVADKAKQAQKGVYGGDPRRK
- a CDS encoding helix-turn-helix transcriptional regulator, encoding MLSHKQIWEAIDRLAERHELTPSGLARRAGLDPTSFNKSKRLSADGRLRWPSTESIAKVLDATGASMEQFFAFMQPAASSAGERIGERAGPPPGSAIPLLGFAQAGAGGFFDDSGFPAGHGWDVVEFPANPSQRSGVYALEVQGESMMPLYRDGDVLIVEPGAQVRRNDRVVVRTCAGEVMAKVLLRQSPRSIELMSLNPEHPNRTLDLADVDWIARIIWASQ